In Treponema primitia ZAS-2, a genomic segment contains:
- a CDS encoding ABC transporter permease, translating into MNRVAAAARRIAALLFRPFYLFKQKAPLTAYILNRLVTMAVMLFLLGFAVFGLMELAPGDIVDQIMMQQLFSEGDSQRGAVRNQQAMSMDQLEARRASLGLDQPFYIQYLRWLERVILHHDLGTSLISRAPVSFLIASRLANSVLLNIISLVLITFFSFFLGVYFSTKAGTHADLAVTFFALVLHAFPGMLLLILLQLFASVSGLFPVTAYPPFPFASNPPGFVFSYAHHIFLPLLASFLGGIGGTLRMIRATMLDQLGQPYITSIRARGIGEWRVYFHHAFRNTLNPYITGSANLLASLFSGSLILEIIFAYPGIGRLMYEAVLQEDINLVLANIMFVSFLVLLGMVLADILLALVDPRIRYGKD; encoded by the coding sequence GTGAATCGTGTCGCAGCCGCAGCCCGAAGAATCGCAGCATTACTATTCCGGCCCTTTTACCTTTTTAAACAAAAGGCGCCGCTAACTGCGTATATTCTGAACAGGCTTGTTACCATGGCGGTGATGCTCTTTCTCCTGGGCTTCGCCGTATTCGGCCTCATGGAGCTTGCCCCGGGGGATATTGTGGATCAGATCATGATGCAGCAGCTTTTCTCGGAAGGGGATTCCCAGAGAGGGGCAGTGAGGAACCAGCAGGCCATGTCCATGGATCAGCTTGAAGCCCGCCGGGCAAGCCTGGGCCTGGACCAGCCCTTTTACATACAGTACCTCCGCTGGCTTGAACGGGTTATCCTCCACCATGACCTGGGGACGAGCCTCATATCCCGGGCGCCGGTTTCCTTCCTCATCGCCTCCCGCCTGGCAAATTCAGTGTTACTGAACATCATCTCCCTGGTGCTGATAACCTTCTTCTCGTTTTTTCTGGGGGTATACTTTTCCACCAAGGCGGGGACCCATGCGGATCTGGCGGTTACCTTCTTTGCCCTGGTACTCCACGCCTTTCCGGGGATGCTCCTACTGATACTGTTGCAGCTTTTCGCTTCGGTTAGCGGGCTCTTTCCGGTCACCGCTTATCCCCCCTTCCCCTTTGCCTCAAACCCCCCAGGGTTTGTGTTTTCCTACGCACATCATATCTTTCTGCCACTGCTGGCCTCCTTTCTGGGAGGCATTGGGGGAACCCTCAGGATGATCCGGGCCACCATGCTGGACCAGCTGGGGCAGCCCTACATTACCAGCATACGGGCACGGGGCATAGGCGAATGGCGGGTCTACTTCCACCACGCATTCCGGAACACCCTGAACCCCTACATCACCGGGAGCGCCAACCTCCTGGCAAGCCTCTTTTCAGGCTCATTGATTTTAGAAATCATCTTCGCCTATCCCGGCATAGGCCGGCTCATGTACGAGGCGGTACTCCAGGAGGACATCAACCTGGTGCTGGCCAATATCATGTTCGTATCCTTCCTGGTTCTCTTAGGCATGGTCCTGGCGGACATACTCCTGGCCCTGGTGGATCCCCGTATCCGCTACGGAAAGGATTAG
- a CDS encoding ABC transporter substrate-binding protein, with amino-acid sequence MKKLAMIVVLAVLALSCSRNDELSMEDISALTGAGVTEILAKTSAKPWRGEEFTPGKLGGTWNSVMDQDPKTFNILIAQQDNISAGIVNSMLDYLVDYDPLTKEWKPHCASFEIIPDEKTDTLDLIYTLRDDMYWSFYNSNRKIKVTSDDVIFWYNEIDGDPAFQSSGYYQQFLTMEDGTEAHIDIEKIDDRRFVFHFPRIVAEPLLATNTDIAPRLDYEQAKREKGVQGVQDLFSVNTDPKNIPSMGKWFLAEYTPGQRLVFKRNGDYWDRDSKGTAIPYYEEQIVRIIPDENTQFLLFKEGQIETYTARPEDLDELVTKANSDYTVFNNEGALSASFWTFNQNPANNETPQYEWFTKKEFRQAMSCLLNRDRIIYQVYRGLAAPKLSFFPEPNRFYDPEIVLQYTYSPEQAEKLLAGIGIKKDSAGIMRDSQNRPIEFNLTIRSESAVMNDIASIISDECGKLGIKINIRVLDFQKLVEQIFNTFDWESIIMGLSGSQIFPSQGSNVWASGGNLHLWYPQQKSPATDWEARVDYLYNEGAFTVDPQKAKAYWDEFQGILLEQCPVIYLVRPRSFEALLNRWNQSNVYFDNLNGFEITHIFLNQ; translated from the coding sequence ATGAAAAAGTTGGCGATGATTGTGGTCCTGGCCGTTCTGGCCCTTTCCTGCTCCAGAAATGACGAGCTTTCCATGGAAGATATTAGCGCCCTCACCGGGGCGGGGGTTACGGAAATCCTGGCAAAGACCAGTGCAAAGCCCTGGCGGGGAGAGGAATTCACCCCCGGAAAACTGGGCGGAACCTGGAACAGTGTGATGGATCAGGACCCGAAAACGTTTAATATCCTTATCGCCCAGCAGGACAATATAAGTGCAGGGATAGTAAATTCCATGCTGGACTATCTGGTGGATTACGATCCCCTCACCAAAGAATGGAAACCCCACTGCGCGTCCTTTGAGATCATCCCGGATGAAAAAACTGATACTCTGGATCTGATCTATACCCTCCGGGATGATATGTACTGGAGTTTTTACAATTCGAATAGAAAAATTAAAGTTACCAGCGATGATGTAATCTTCTGGTACAATGAAATTGACGGTGACCCCGCGTTCCAGAGTTCTGGCTATTACCAGCAGTTCCTCACCATGGAGGACGGCACTGAGGCGCACATTGATATTGAAAAAATTGATGATCGGCGTTTTGTGTTTCACTTCCCCCGGATAGTGGCGGAACCCCTGCTGGCGACCAATACTGACATAGCGCCCCGGCTTGACTACGAGCAGGCCAAACGGGAAAAGGGCGTCCAGGGGGTACAGGACCTGTTCAGCGTGAACACCGACCCGAAAAACATACCTTCCATGGGGAAGTGGTTTCTGGCGGAATACACCCCCGGGCAGCGGCTGGTGTTCAAGCGCAATGGCGATTACTGGGACAGGGATAGCAAGGGTACCGCCATTCCCTACTACGAAGAACAAATTGTGCGGATCATCCCGGATGAGAACACACAATTCCTGCTCTTCAAGGAAGGGCAGATCGAAACCTATACCGCCCGCCCGGAAGACCTGGATGAACTGGTAACCAAGGCAAACAGCGATTATACGGTATTCAACAACGAAGGCGCCCTGAGCGCGAGTTTCTGGACCTTTAACCAGAACCCGGCCAACAACGAAACTCCTCAGTACGAATGGTTCACCAAAAAAGAATTCCGCCAGGCCATGAGCTGCCTCCTGAACCGGGACCGGATCATCTACCAGGTGTACCGGGGGCTCGCGGCGCCGAAACTCAGCTTCTTCCCCGAGCCGAACCGCTTCTACGATCCGGAAATAGTCCTGCAATATACCTACAGTCCGGAACAGGCGGAAAAACTCCTAGCCGGTATAGGCATCAAAAAGGACAGCGCAGGGATAATGCGGGACAGCCAAAACCGCCCCATTGAATTCAATTTAACTATCCGTTCCGAAAGTGCGGTGATGAACGATATTGCCTCTATTATCAGTGATGAATGCGGTAAGCTGGGCATCAAAATAAATATACGGGTCCTGGATTTCCAGAAACTGGTGGAACAGATATTCAATACCTTTGACTGGGAGTCGATCATCATGGGGCTTTCGGGCTCCCAGATATTCCCCAGCCAGGGAAGCAATGTCTGGGCCTCAGGCGGCAACCTCCACCTCTGGTATCCCCAGCAAAAAAGCCCGGCCACGGACTGGGAAGCCCGGGTGGACTACCTCTACAACGAGGGGGCCTTTACAGTGGATCCCCAAAAGGCAAAGGCCTATTGGGATGAATTCCAGGGGATACTCCTGGAACAGTGCCCGGTAATTTACCTGGTACGGCCCAGGAGCTTTGAAGCCCTGCTGAACCGCTGGAATCAGTCGAATGTCTACTTTGACAATCTCAACGGCTTCGAAATAACCCATATCTTCCTGAATCAGTGA
- a CDS encoding ABC transporter ATP-binding protein, whose product MPEIILKNVTKMYGKFAAVDNLNLTITDGSFVTLLGPSGCGKTTTLRMIAGLETPTEGEITIDGKIVYSSEKGTDVSPAKRDVGFLFQNYALWPHMTVEQNIGFGLENMKWSKEKIRDRIAELLGTLKIEALGKRYPSELSGGQQQRVAIARTLATNPSVLFMDEPLSNLDAKLRTEMRSELKRLHAETHATFVYVTHDQLEAMTLSTKTCLMKEGIVQQYAPPLEVYNNPANAFVGDFVGSPTMNFIDGDAQSSPEGIHVKAQGLDLLFTPAGEKKSVDGTPVTLGIRPEFIRIDNTSKVKARIYAALPSGMETIVKISLGKLILTLVVFGAVDYQVDAEIGIAFAGDNCILFDKASGNNLGLGKLSVV is encoded by the coding sequence ATGCCAGAAATAATTCTTAAGAACGTAACGAAGATGTACGGCAAATTTGCCGCGGTGGATAATCTTAACCTGACCATTACGGATGGCAGTTTTGTAACCCTCCTGGGTCCTTCGGGGTGCGGAAAGACCACAACCCTGCGGATGATCGCCGGACTGGAAACGCCCACCGAGGGGGAAATTACCATCGATGGAAAAATCGTTTATTCCTCCGAGAAAGGGACCGATGTTTCCCCGGCCAAGCGGGATGTGGGCTTCCTGTTTCAGAATTATGCCCTCTGGCCCCACATGACGGTGGAACAGAATATTGGTTTCGGCCTCGAAAATATGAAGTGGAGCAAAGAGAAAATCCGCGACAGAATTGCTGAACTGCTAGGTACGCTCAAGATTGAAGCCCTGGGTAAACGCTACCCCAGTGAACTTTCCGGGGGCCAGCAGCAGCGGGTTGCCATAGCCCGGACCCTGGCAACAAACCCTTCGGTGCTTTTCATGGACGAACCCCTGTCCAACCTGGATGCAAAACTGCGGACCGAAATGCGTTCGGAACTCAAGCGGCTCCATGCGGAGACCCATGCTACCTTTGTATACGTAACCCATGATCAGCTGGAGGCCATGACCCTTTCTACCAAGACCTGCCTCATGAAGGAGGGGATTGTTCAGCAGTATGCGCCGCCCCTGGAGGTATACAATAATCCTGCCAATGCCTTTGTGGGTGATTTTGTCGGTAGTCCGACCATGAATTTTATTGACGGCGACGCCCAGAGCAGCCCGGAGGGGATACACGTAAAGGCCCAGGGGCTGGACCTGTTGTTTACTCCCGCAGGAGAGAAAAAGAGTGTGGACGGTACTCCGGTTACCCTGGGAATACGTCCCGAATTTATCCGGATTGACAATACCAGTAAGGTGAAGGCCAGGATCTATGCGGCCCTGCCTTCAGGAATGGAAACCATTGTGAAGATCAGCCTGGGGAAATTGATACTTACCCTGGTCGTCTTTGGCGCCGTGGATTATCAGGTGGATGCCGAAATCGGGATCGCCTTTGCAGGAGACAATTGTATCCTCTTTGATAAGGCCAGCGGGAATAACCTGGGTCTCGGCAAGCTTTCTGTGGTATAG
- a CDS encoding dipeptide/oligopeptide/nickel ABC transporter permease/ATP-binding protein, with protein sequence MKRFLNYLKARPLGLVSLIVILFLYLVMIFAEFVAPYKPTTTFGSMTYHPPNLHIGSEGPAAQEARVINSVNWKYARVRGAYHGVRFLARGEPYKLWGLIPAERHLFTTGPAAGLSGTYPIFILGADHLGRDLFSRIVYGSRISLTIGFIATAISLFLSMLLGGLSGFFGGLTDWTVMRFSEFFMLIPGLYLILFLRSLLSSTMDSGQSYMMITIILSLVGWPGSARTIRGMVHAIKREEFVMNAHLEMIPSPVIILGHIIPQIASLLIVSIALSVPGFIMTETTLSYLGLGIVDPAVSWGSLIRRDISTISNLRNFPWLLSPVWALLAVTLGFNFLGDALRDYYDPYHTVFRGRRLFKRRTPKDESAVALHTGTGILAREPAVQNTGPDGSETAPQHNGAPISAPLLAVKDLSVSFTVLRGNEAVSVQAVRGVSFTLERGEILGIVGESGSGKSVTTQAIPGLLPESAVVNGSIKYEGEEIINLETEKLRSYRGRKIGMIFQEPGRSYDPLQNMGSVFLETFRNSDPAITREAALKKAAALLNETGLPNGRERLSNFPHQFSGGQLQRIGIALALAQSCELLIADEPTTALDVTIQAQIVDLLKTLRKTRRISIIFISHDIDLVADISDRIMVMYGGLVMESGPSKAFTAAAQVVATGPANAVTDGTHRAPSSDVVSHPYTKALLAASPRFGTHYSGTRLISIPGKVSDPARPEPGCPFAPRCPEAQHSCAGNSPTKVGVASCAQDIPSLRSLLGDRVIRCVLHSEKAGV encoded by the coding sequence ATGAAACGCTTTTTAAACTACCTGAAGGCCCGTCCCCTGGGCCTGGTTTCCCTGATAGTAATACTGTTCCTCTACCTGGTTATGATCTTCGCAGAATTTGTGGCCCCCTATAAGCCCACCACCACTTTTGGAAGCATGACCTACCACCCGCCCAACCTGCACATAGGCTCTGAAGGCCCTGCAGCCCAGGAAGCCCGGGTGATCAATTCGGTAAACTGGAAGTACGCCCGGGTCAGGGGCGCCTACCACGGGGTGCGTTTTCTTGCCCGGGGCGAACCCTACAAACTCTGGGGCCTCATCCCTGCAGAGCGGCATCTCTTCACCACTGGCCCCGCAGCGGGTTTATCCGGAACCTACCCGATCTTCATCCTGGGAGCGGATCACCTGGGAAGGGATCTTTTCTCCCGCATCGTCTACGGTTCCCGTATCTCCCTCACCATCGGCTTTATCGCCACCGCCATCTCACTGTTTCTGTCCATGCTCCTGGGGGGCCTTTCAGGCTTTTTCGGGGGCCTCACAGACTGGACCGTCATGCGCTTTTCAGAATTCTTCATGCTCATACCAGGGCTCTACCTGATACTATTCCTGCGCTCCCTTTTATCCTCCACCATGGACTCAGGCCAATCCTACATGATGATCACAATTATTCTCTCCCTGGTAGGCTGGCCCGGATCAGCCAGGACCATACGAGGTATGGTACACGCCATCAAACGTGAAGAATTCGTCATGAATGCCCACCTTGAGATGATCCCTTCACCGGTAATCATCCTGGGACACATCATCCCCCAGATCGCCAGTCTCCTTATTGTAAGCATCGCCCTTTCTGTGCCCGGTTTCATCATGACTGAAACCACCCTGTCCTATCTGGGCCTTGGCATAGTGGACCCCGCAGTAAGCTGGGGCTCCCTGATCCGCCGGGACATCTCCACCATCAGCAATCTAAGAAATTTCCCCTGGCTCCTCTCCCCGGTCTGGGCCCTCCTGGCAGTCACCCTGGGTTTCAACTTCCTGGGCGATGCCCTGCGGGACTACTACGACCCCTACCACACAGTGTTCCGTGGCCGCCGGCTGTTCAAGAGGAGGACCCCAAAGGACGAATCAGCAGTAGCGTTACACACCGGGACAGGTATTTTAGCGAGGGAACCAGCGGTTCAGAACACAGGGCCAGATGGTTCAGAAACAGCGCCACAACACAACGGGGCTCCAATTTCAGCGCCCCTGCTCGCCGTAAAAGATCTGTCGGTCAGTTTTACCGTGCTACGCGGCAATGAGGCAGTTTCCGTTCAGGCGGTACGGGGAGTTTCTTTTACCCTGGAGCGGGGAGAAATCCTGGGCATAGTCGGGGAAAGCGGGTCAGGGAAGAGCGTTACCACCCAGGCCATACCGGGCTTGCTTCCGGAAAGCGCCGTTGTTAACGGTTCCATAAAATACGAAGGCGAAGAGATCATCAATCTGGAAACAGAAAAACTGCGGTCTTACAGGGGCAGGAAAATTGGCATGATCTTCCAGGAGCCGGGCCGCTCCTACGACCCCCTTCAGAACATGGGAAGTGTGTTTCTGGAAACCTTCCGCAACAGCGATCCTGCCATTACCCGTGAGGCAGCCCTGAAAAAAGCCGCCGCCCTGCTTAACGAGACCGGGCTCCCAAATGGCCGGGAGCGGCTTTCCAATTTTCCCCACCAGTTTTCCGGAGGCCAGTTGCAGCGCATCGGCATAGCCCTGGCCCTGGCCCAATCCTGCGAACTCCTGATCGCCGACGAGCCTACCACCGCCCTGGACGTGACCATACAAGCCCAAATAGTGGATCTCCTTAAGACTTTGCGGAAAACCCGTCGCATATCAATTATCTTCATCAGCCACGACATCGATCTGGTGGCGGACATCTCGGACCGTATCATGGTGATGTATGGCGGCCTGGTGATGGAATCCGGCCCATCCAAAGCCTTCACCGCGGCGGCACAGGTGGTGGCAACCGGCCCGGCTAATGCCGTCACCGATGGCACACACAGGGCACCCTCCTCCGATGTCGTATCCCATCCCTACACCAAGGCCCTGCTGGCGGCCTCCCCCCGTTTCGGAACCCATTACTCCGGAACCCGGCTCATCTCCATACCAGGAAAGGTGAGCGATCCTGCCCGCCCCGAGCCAGGATGCCCCTTTGCCCCCCGCTGCCCGGAAGCGCAACATAGCTGCGCGGGGAACTCTCCGACCAAAGTCGGCGTTGCAAGTTGCGCCCAGGACATACCGTCTCTCCGCTCCCTCCTTGGGGATCGCGTAATACGATGCGTATTACATAGCGAAAAGGCGGGTGTATAG
- a CDS encoding RapZ C-terminal domain-containing protein, producing MIPVVLAGYPFSGRTTLLEELKTRGLVGKELFIAAGPEPENLPPEAALVFMEAGDSVLLERRAGTENIPIGQAPGLYPEGWAAELENCRKILEPLRSRADLILNSGYMNVQEEADRVAALGENRVYRADTALEILSFGYRYGIASGDAVIDVRFIPNPYYVYSLRPLTGRDKACAGYVFSFENSHKTLEALVLLAETLIRSFREQGKPLLRICIGCTGGQHRSVAMAEALGSRMQEKGCPVTIRHREMEAGRWPRGRFAVLR from the coding sequence ATGATTCCGGTTGTATTGGCGGGGTATCCTTTTTCGGGACGTACCACATTATTAGAAGAACTGAAGACCAGGGGCCTCGTGGGGAAAGAACTCTTCATAGCGGCAGGCCCTGAGCCGGAAAACCTTCCTCCGGAAGCGGCCCTGGTGTTCATGGAAGCCGGGGATTCGGTCCTGCTTGAACGCCGGGCGGGAACAGAAAATATTCCAATCGGACAGGCCCCCGGGCTTTACCCGGAAGGATGGGCCGCAGAACTGGAAAACTGCCGGAAGATCCTTGAGCCCCTCCGGTCCCGGGCGGATCTTATCCTTAACAGCGGGTATATGAACGTTCAGGAAGAAGCGGACCGGGTTGCCGCCCTTGGGGAAAACCGTGTTTACCGGGCGGATACCGCCCTGGAGATCCTGTCCTTCGGTTACCGCTACGGGATTGCCTCAGGGGATGCGGTGATCGATGTCCGGTTTATCCCCAATCCCTATTACGTATATTCCCTCAGGCCCCTTACCGGAAGAGACAAAGCCTGCGCGGGCTATGTTTTTAGCTTTGAAAATTCTCATAAAACCCTGGAAGCCCTTGTACTCCTTGCAGAAACCCTTATCCGTTCATTCAGGGAACAGGGAAAGCCTCTGCTGAGGATCTGCATAGGCTGTACCGGCGGACAGCACCGATCAGTGGCCATGGCGGAAGCCCTGGGCAGCAGGATGCAAGAAAAGGGGTGCCCTGTTACGATCCGTCACCGGGAGATGGAGGCGGGGCGCTGGCCTCGGGGAAGATTCGCAGTCTTGAGATAA
- a CDS encoding lytic transglycosylase domain-containing protein: MNRYFPRKWIPRPRSCGALFLLSLLLTFPLPSPVSGAEPLDPPVQNPLPALPPTQTPVTALSPAPPPASPENQAAPEPAFPRPLRQVYATPPARLMRRNGSLPENTLSPALPGLNKPLTRHYIQQYSGKGGLVWLAAVMERAGPYIFFVRQEIRARNLPEELAYLPVIESGYLSSALSRSGAAGLWQFMRNSIGGYDMRITDYADERMDFWKSTQGALRKLEDNYKQLGDWPLALAAYNAGLGGVTRLIRETGIRDYWQLAEKGKLKTETAHYVPKLLAVSYILSNPRQFGFSPSWPEDPRWTRITLDRPVDLVLLAEYSGVNVETLKKGNPELRYTITPPERGYQLKVRDADAPAVLAALEREDLSLIRYYFHTVGYGDTLSALAQHYRLTVDRLLADNPGVNPRTLQIGSKLRIPAITDAGPYQRQTASGAGLAFEGTHLVKRGETLWSIALAYEVDPEVLAEFNGMGLNDTLREGRVLKTPIIK, encoded by the coding sequence ATGAACCGGTATTTCCCCCGAAAATGGATTCCACGGCCCCGGTCATGCGGGGCCCTTTTTTTATTGTCTCTGCTCCTGACCTTCCCACTTCCCTCCCCTGTCTCCGGGGCTGAACCCCTGGATCCCCCGGTGCAAAATCCGTTACCGGCGCTCCCCCCCACGCAAACGCCGGTAACGGCCCTGAGTCCGGCGCCTCCCCCGGCAAGCCCGGAAAATCAGGCGGCCCCAGAGCCGGCTTTCCCCCGGCCCCTGCGGCAGGTTTATGCCACCCCGCCGGCGCGGCTTATGCGTCGGAACGGCTCGCTTCCTGAAAACACCCTTTCCCCGGCCCTGCCAGGACTGAACAAGCCTCTGACCCGGCATTATATCCAGCAATACTCCGGGAAAGGCGGGCTTGTCTGGCTTGCTGCGGTGATGGAGCGCGCAGGACCTTATATTTTCTTTGTACGTCAGGAAATACGCGCCCGGAATCTTCCGGAAGAACTGGCCTACCTGCCGGTGATTGAGTCTGGGTACCTTTCAAGCGCCCTGAGCCGTTCCGGTGCTGCCGGGCTCTGGCAGTTCATGCGGAACAGCATAGGCGGCTACGATATGAGGATCACCGATTATGCGGACGAGCGTATGGATTTCTGGAAATCCACCCAAGGAGCCCTGCGCAAGCTGGAGGACAATTACAAGCAACTGGGTGACTGGCCCCTGGCCCTGGCGGCCTACAATGCCGGCCTGGGAGGGGTGACCAGGCTGATCCGGGAAACCGGCATCCGGGACTACTGGCAGCTTGCGGAGAAGGGGAAGCTGAAAACCGAAACCGCCCACTATGTGCCCAAACTGCTGGCGGTTTCCTATATTTTGTCCAACCCCCGGCAGTTCGGCTTTAGCCCATCCTGGCCCGAGGACCCCCGGTGGACCCGGATCACCCTGGATCGTCCGGTGGACCTGGTTCTTCTGGCGGAATATTCCGGGGTGAACGTGGAAACCCTTAAAAAGGGAAACCCAGAACTCCGCTATACCATAACGCCCCCGGAACGGGGCTACCAGCTCAAGGTGCGGGACGCCGATGCCCCGGCAGTGCTAGCGGCCCTGGAACGGGAGGACCTTTCCCTGATACGCTACTACTTCCACACCGTAGGCTATGGGGACACCCTTTCCGCCCTGGCCCAGCATTACCGGCTTACGGTGGACCGTCTCTTAGCGGATAACCCCGGGGTCAACCCCCGGACCCTCCAAATCGGCAGCAAGCTGCGCATCCCCGCCATTACCGACGCAGGCCCCTATCAGCGGCAAACCGCAAGCGGGGCCGGCCTTGCCTTTGAGGGGACCCATCTGGTAAAACGGGGGGAGACCCTGTGGTCCATTGCCCTGGCCTACGAGGTGGACCCGGAAGTTCTGGCAGAATTCAACGGTATGGGCTTAAACGACACCCTGCGTGAGGGAAGGGTGTTGAAAACGCCGATAATAAAATAG
- a CDS encoding oligopeptide/dipeptide ABC transporter ATP-binding protein — MALISVTNLRKRFNLEAGFFARFGRFVYAVNGVSFTIGQNETYGLVGESGCGKTTTARLLVRMYESDEGTISFQDTIDVGSLKGSSLKKYREQVKYVFQDPARSLNPRMSIYKVLTAGYRHSTRWPGEKQAREEAEAILEEVGLGAADLERRPAEFSGGQRQRISIARGLLPQPDLLICDEVVSALDVSIQGQILNLLIDLRQRHNLSFLFIAHDLKVASYFCDRIGVMYRGELMEEAPAADLFRNCLHPYTKLLFSSAGSLNSNPTGPTTAREPLRLSGELQTPVTELTGCAFAERCPLAEERCRREHPEMRETGWMGQKVRCFIL; from the coding sequence ATGGCTTTGATCAGCGTAACAAATCTGCGTAAACGCTTTAACCTGGAAGCAGGCTTCTTCGCCCGGTTCGGCCGCTTCGTCTATGCGGTGAATGGCGTTTCATTCACCATTGGCCAAAACGAAACCTACGGCCTGGTAGGGGAATCGGGATGCGGCAAAACCACCACCGCCCGGCTCCTGGTCAGGATGTACGAAAGCGACGAAGGCACCATCAGCTTTCAGGACACCATTGATGTGGGCTCCCTCAAAGGTTCCTCTTTGAAAAAATACCGTGAACAGGTAAAGTACGTGTTCCAGGACCCAGCCCGTTCCCTTAACCCACGGATGAGCATTTACAAAGTACTCACCGCCGGGTACCGCCATTCCACCCGCTGGCCCGGCGAAAAACAGGCCCGTGAAGAAGCGGAGGCGATCCTGGAAGAAGTAGGCCTGGGCGCGGCAGACCTGGAACGGCGGCCCGCAGAATTTTCCGGGGGCCAGCGTCAGCGCATCTCTATTGCCCGGGGCCTCCTGCCCCAGCCGGATCTCCTGATCTGCGACGAAGTAGTTTCCGCCCTGGACGTTTCCATCCAGGGGCAGATCCTCAACCTGTTAATAGACTTAAGGCAGCGGCACAATCTCTCCTTCCTGTTCATCGCCCACGACCTCAAGGTTGCCTCCTATTTTTGCGACCGTATCGGCGTTATGTATCGGGGCGAACTTATGGAAGAGGCGCCGGCAGCGGACCTTTTCCGGAACTGCCTGCACCCCTATACCAAGCTGCTCTTTTCTTCTGCGGGAAGCCTTAACAGCAATCCTACGGGGCCTACCACAGCCAGAGAACCCCTAAGGCTCAGCGGAGAACTGCAAACCCCGGTCACGGAGCTTACAGGCTGCGCCTTTGCGGAACGCTGCCCCCTGGCGGAGGAACGCTGCCGCCGGGAACACCCGGAGATGCGGGAAACCGGGTGGATGGGGCAGAAGGTGCGATGTTTTATTTTGTAA